The proteins below are encoded in one region of Doryrhamphus excisus isolate RoL2022-K1 chromosome 4, RoL_Dexc_1.0, whole genome shotgun sequence:
- the LOC131128308 gene encoding alpha-1-antitrypsin homolog: MMHAALCVWILSALVCVGRGHHHEGHTEDSHAQVTLANKEFSFHLYRRLAGHATTQGKNVFYSPNSVSVALAALSVGARGETHQQLFSGLGYNSTQVTQTDVNQAFSMLLKRQDQSPDISEGTAVFLDNTFEPKPEFMKVLKESFYTDGFNVDFHATDSVSTINKYVADKTHGKIDKLVEKLDPSTIMYLISYIYFKGKWDTPFDPKLTKEDTFHVDENTKVSVQMMNNEDRFDVYHDLAVNTTILRLPFNSSYSMLLLLPEHMAELEKEICPQHIAKWSKWMKSRTYDVFVPKLSIKTSYSLNDMLVEMGMSHMFDGRADLSGISEGQKLKVSEVVHQAALDVDEAGATAAAATGIGITLMSFQHIPVLKFNRPFMVLITENTTDDILFMGKIINPTV; encoded by the exons ATGATGCATGCAGCCCTGTGTGTGTGGATCTTATCAGCATTGGTCTGCGTGGGAAGAGGCCACCACCATGAAGGTCACACTGAAGACAGCCATGCACAGGTGACTTTAGCAAACAAGGAGTTTTCCTTCCATCTGTACAGGAGATTGGCAGGTCACGCTACCACACAAGGCAAGAATGTCTTCTACTCCCCGAATAGCGTGTCCGTCGCCTTGGCTGCATTGTCGGTTGGAGCCCGGGGAGAGACCCACCAACAACTGTTCAGTGGTCTGGGTTACAACAGCACCCAAGTTACGCAGACAGATGTGAATCAGGCCTTCAGTATGCTCCTCAAAAGGCAAGATCAGTCACCGGACATCAGCGAAGGGACCGCTGTCTTCCTGGATAACACCTTCGAGCCAAAACCTGAGTTCATGAAGGTTTTGAAAGAGTCCTTTTACACAGATGGATTCAATGTCGACTTCCACGCAACAGACAGTGTTAGTACCATCAATAAGTACGTAGCAGATAAGACGCATGGCAAGATTGATAAATTGGTGGAGAAACTGGATCCAAGCACGATAATGTATCTCATCAGCTACATCTACTTCAAAG GAAAGTGGGACACTCCTTTCGATCCTAAGCTCACAAAAGAGGACACTTTCCATGTTGATGAGAATACTAAG GTTTCTGTCCAGATGATGAATAATGAGGATAGGTTTGATGTCTATCATGACCTGGCAGTCAACACAACAATCCTCCGCCTTCCTTTCAACAGCTCTTATTCCATGCTCCTGTTGTTGCCCGAACACATGGCGGAACTAGAGAAGGAAATTTGTCCACAACATATTGCTAAATGGTCAAAATGGATGAAATCCAG gacataTGATGTATTTGTTCCAAAATTATCCATCAAGACCTCCTATTCTCTGAATGACATGTTGGTTGAAATGGGAATGTCTCACATGTTTGATGGCCGAGCAGATTTGAGTGGAATTTCAGAAGGGCAGAAACTCAAAGTCTCCGAG GTTGTGCACCAAGCTGCCCTTGATGTGGATGAAGCTGGAGCCACTGCCGCAGCTGCAACAGGCATTGGCATCACTTTGATGTCTTTCCAACACATCCCAGTGTTGAAGTTCAACCGTCCATTCATGGTTCTCATCACTGAAAACACCACAGACGACATCCTTTTTATGGGAAAGATAATCAACCCAACCGTGTGA